One Thiocapsa sp. genomic window carries:
- a CDS encoding DUF4258 domain-containing protein, with protein sequence MIKPPSRNSHRFGKPVHLTHHAVKRMADRCLSRTLVEALIETGQLKQRDSEHWWIVADVDGRDDNLACAAVLCREALIVKSLMTHWEES encoded by the coding sequence TTGATCAAGCCACCGTCCCGGAACAGCCACCGCTTCGGCAAACCGGTGCATCTAACCCATCACGCCGTGAAGCGCATGGCTGATCGGTGTTTGAGCCGAACGCTGGTGGAGGCGCTTATCGAGACCGGTCAGCTGAAACAGCGAGACAGTGAGCATTGGTGGATAGTTGCCGACGTCGACGGACGCGATGACAATCTGGCCTGCGCCGCTGTGCTGTGCCGCGAGGCGCTGATCGTCAAGAGCCTGATGACCCATTGGGAGGAATCGTGA
- a CDS encoding restriction endonuclease subunit S: protein MSDTAAIPPGYKPSEVGVIPEDWDVKRLGEIAAFRTGPFGSALHKSDYTNDGIPIVNPMHVVDGKIEPTRTMTITEQAAKNLSDFRLKPGEIVIGRRGDMGRCAVVQEYQLGWLCGTGSMIVRPLHTDSEFLQCVLSSPRAISAIEDSSVGTTMVNLNQGTLAGLKIQVPPLHEQRAIAAALSDVDALLGGLERLIAKKRDLKQAAMQELLTGGTRLI, encoded by the coding sequence ATGAGCGACACAGCAGCGATCCCGCCGGGGTACAAGCCGAGTGAGGTGGGGGTGATTCCGGAGGATTGGGACGTGAAGCGGTTGGGGGAGATTGCGGCGTTTCGCACAGGGCCATTCGGGAGCGCACTCCATAAATCCGACTATACCAACGATGGCATTCCGATCGTCAATCCGATGCACGTCGTCGATGGCAAGATTGAACCAACTCGAACGATGACCATCACGGAGCAAGCAGCGAAGAACCTTTCCGACTTTCGCTTGAAGCCCGGCGAGATTGTCATTGGTCGTCGGGGAGACATGGGGAGGTGTGCCGTCGTTCAAGAGTATCAATTGGGATGGTTGTGCGGAACGGGATCAATGATCGTTCGACCGCTGCATACCGATTCGGAATTTTTGCAGTGCGTACTTTCGAGTCCACGGGCCATCTCAGCCATCGAGGACTCTTCAGTAGGCACGACGATGGTCAATCTCAATCAAGGCACCTTGGCCGGATTGAAGATTCAGGTCCCACCTCTCCATGAACAACGTGCCATCGCGGCGGCGTTGAGCGATGTGGATGCGCTGTTGGGCGGGCTGGAGCGGCTCATCGCCAAGAAGCGCGACCTCAAACAGGCCGCCATGCAGGAACTGCTCACCGGCGGGACGCGGCTGATATGA
- a CDS encoding DUF2283 domain-containing protein has product MKTTYYEDDDILAIHVSDQPIAREVSHGWNLNIAYAADGSVVEIVLLEAHEQGLFPVTTERAAA; this is encoded by the coding sequence GTGAAGACAACCTACTACGAAGACGACGACATCCTGGCGATTCATGTCAGCGACCAGCCGATCGCCCGCGAAGTCTCGCACGGGTGGAACCTGAACATCGCTTACGCGGCCGATGGCAGCGTGGTCGAGATCGTCTTGCTGGAGGCACACGAGCAGGGATTGTTTCCGGTCACGACCGAGCGCGCTGCGGCCTGA
- the hrpA gene encoding ATP-dependent RNA helicase HrpA, whose product MTDQQFPTDADLGTCLIQDRHRLRQRLRGLRRRARAGEPVERGLLAVWQTLRESQALCERRRAGVPSIIAFPPELPVSERRAEIAEAISAHPVIVLCGETGSGKSTQLPKLCLELGRGLAGRIGHTQPRRIAARTLANRIAQELGGTAGALVGDKVRFHDRVRPETAIKLMTDGILLAEIQQDRLLNEYDTLIIDEAHERSLNIDVLLGYLKGLLPRRPDLKLIVTSATIDPQRFAAHFADLQGRPAPILEISGRTYPVEVRYRPPEDESVGERDETMQQAISDAVGELARVGRGDVLVFLSGEREIRETAETLRKHHPPATEILPLYARQGPQEQARIFQSHGTRRVVLATNVAETSLTVPGIHYVVDPGFARISRYSHRRQLQRLPVERISRASADQRKGRCGRVASGICIRLYSEDNLAARAAFTEPEIQRTNLAAVILRMKLLGFGDVADFPFLDPPDPRLVADGERTLEELAALDARGELTELGRRLARLPVDPRIGRILLAAAEQQCLAEVLVIAAALSVQDPRERPHEQRAAADQIHATFAHPDSDFLSFLNLWRFLEKERKALSRNQFRLLCQRHFLSYNRVQEWRDIETQLREQILEMGFKENQTAGTEEQIHSALLTGLLNHIGALDTNHEYLGARNSRYRIHPSSALFKTSPKWILAAERVETTRAYGRIVARVQPAWIEAAGQHLLQRSYFEPHWQAKSGQVAAYEKVTLFGVTLVPKRRVNYGPINPAESREIFIRFALVEGDFSTRAPFWRHNQELIASIHHLEAKSRRRDILIDEETLYAFYDQRIPAGIYSTPQLEQWLRKATPTDPKLLHLRPTDLMQHEAEWITPEHFPDRLQVGATALPLEYRFEPGESADGLTLIVPLPLINQVTAERLDWLVPGLLEARITALLRGLPKGLRTALVPVPDTAARLAGGLKAALAEGKAPVDRPLTQVLAERIAADTGLRIPEDAWDHDAIPAHLRMKVRLVDEAGRVLALDEDPQRLKQRFGQAGQARFARIPDAELEREGLTRWDFGDLPEQVEITRGGIRMRGFPALVDEGRNVAVRVLDAPEGAEHAHRAGLRRLLTLTLGATLRPIRQSLKDLDRLRLLYAKAPAMEPGRPAPESPETKRPGASTSGGQPSRPPSGSEPRPPDLSDELMALILDRTFLDDRPPIRTQTDFEARLAESRSRLQPTANEVTRLAAEILAAYQSLRRRLAAITQVNWQPTTQDLRDQLDALVFRGFFQQIPFDRLKQYPRYLKAAEQRLDKLAHAPGRDREQMTVMAELLTRWRDRTAAARKAGREDPRLEEIRWLLEELRVSLFAQTLGTAGPVSVKRIEARWRELGL is encoded by the coding sequence TTGACCGACCAACAGTTTCCCACCGACGCCGACCTCGGCACCTGTCTGATCCAGGACCGTCACCGGCTGCGCCAACGTCTGCGCGGCTTGCGCCGCCGCGCGCGTGCGGGCGAGCCGGTCGAGCGCGGGCTGCTTGCCGTTTGGCAGACGCTGCGCGAATCCCAAGCGCTCTGTGAACGGCGTCGCGCGGGCGTCCCGTCGATCATCGCCTTTCCGCCCGAGCTGCCGGTCAGCGAGCGTCGTGCCGAGATCGCCGAGGCGATCTCGGCGCACCCGGTCATCGTCCTCTGCGGCGAAACCGGCTCCGGCAAGTCGACCCAGCTGCCCAAGCTCTGTCTTGAGCTCGGACGCGGGCTGGCCGGGCGGATCGGCCACACCCAGCCGCGGCGCATCGCCGCGCGCACCTTGGCGAATCGGATCGCGCAGGAGCTCGGCGGGACCGCCGGCGCGCTGGTCGGGGACAAGGTGCGCTTCCACGACCGGGTGCGCCCGGAGACCGCGATCAAGCTGATGACCGACGGCATCCTGCTCGCCGAGATCCAGCAGGATCGGCTGCTCAACGAGTACGACACCCTGATCATCGACGAGGCTCACGAGCGCAGCCTCAACATCGACGTCCTGCTCGGCTATCTGAAGGGTCTGCTGCCGCGCCGACCGGACCTGAAGCTGATCGTGACCTCCGCGACCATCGATCCGCAGCGCTTCGCCGCCCACTTCGCCGATCTGCAGGGTCGCCCGGCGCCGATCCTCGAGATCTCGGGTCGGACCTATCCGGTCGAGGTCCGCTATCGCCCGCCCGAGGACGAATCGGTCGGCGAGCGCGACGAGACGATGCAGCAGGCGATCTCGGACGCGGTCGGCGAGCTGGCGCGCGTCGGACGCGGCGACGTGCTGGTCTTTCTCTCCGGCGAGCGCGAGATCCGCGAGACCGCCGAGACCCTGCGCAAGCATCATCCGCCCGCGACCGAGATCCTGCCGCTCTACGCCCGCCAAGGGCCGCAGGAGCAGGCGCGGATCTTCCAGTCGCACGGCACCCGGCGCGTGGTGCTGGCGACCAATGTCGCCGAGACCTCGCTGACCGTTCCCGGCATCCATTATGTCGTCGACCCCGGCTTTGCGCGGATCAGCCGCTACAGCCACCGCCGCCAGCTCCAGCGCTTGCCGGTGGAGCGCATCTCGCGCGCCTCGGCCGATCAGCGCAAGGGGCGCTGCGGGCGGGTCGCCTCCGGCATCTGTATCCGGCTCTACAGCGAGGACAACCTCGCCGCACGCGCGGCCTTCACCGAGCCCGAGATCCAGCGCACCAACCTCGCCGCCGTGATCCTGCGCATGAAGCTGCTTGGTTTCGGCGACGTGGCCGACTTCCCCTTCCTGGATCCGCCCGATCCGCGCCTGGTCGCCGACGGCGAGCGCACCCTCGAGGAGCTGGCCGCGCTCGATGCCCGCGGCGAGCTGACCGAGCTGGGCCGCCGGCTTGCGCGTCTGCCGGTCGACCCGCGGATCGGGCGCATCCTGCTCGCCGCCGCCGAGCAGCAGTGTCTGGCCGAGGTGCTGGTGATCGCCGCCGCGCTCAGCGTCCAGGATCCGCGCGAGCGCCCGCACGAGCAGCGCGCCGCCGCCGATCAGATCCACGCCACCTTCGCCCATCCGGACTCGGATTTCCTGAGCTTTCTCAACCTCTGGCGCTTCCTGGAGAAGGAGCGCAAGGCGCTTTCGCGCAACCAGTTTCGCCTGCTCTGTCAGCGTCACTTCCTCTCCTACAACCGGGTGCAGGAATGGCGCGACATCGAGACCCAACTGCGCGAGCAGATCCTGGAGATGGGCTTCAAGGAGAACCAGACCGCCGGCACCGAGGAGCAGATCCACAGCGCACTCCTGACCGGACTCCTGAATCACATCGGCGCGCTCGACACGAATCACGAGTACCTGGGCGCGCGCAACAGCCGCTACCGCATCCACCCGAGCTCGGCACTCTTCAAGACGTCGCCCAAATGGATCCTCGCGGCCGAGCGGGTCGAGACCACCCGCGCTTACGGGCGCATCGTCGCGCGCGTTCAACCGGCCTGGATCGAAGCCGCGGGGCAGCATCTGCTGCAACGCAGCTATTTCGAGCCGCACTGGCAGGCCAAGTCCGGGCAGGTCGCGGCCTACGAGAAGGTGACCCTGTTCGGCGTCACCCTGGTGCCCAAGCGGCGCGTCAACTACGGACCCATCAACCCGGCCGAGTCGCGCGAGATCTTCATCCGCTTCGCCCTGGTGGAAGGCGACTTCAGCACCCGTGCACCCTTCTGGCGTCACAACCAGGAGCTGATCGCGTCGATCCATCACCTCGAAGCCAAGTCGCGCCGTCGCGATATCCTCATCGACGAGGAGACGCTCTACGCCTTCTACGATCAGCGCATCCCCGCCGGGATCTATTCCACGCCTCAGCTCGAGCAGTGGCTGCGCAAGGCGACCCCTACGGATCCCAAGCTCCTGCATCTACGCCCGACCGATCTGATGCAGCACGAGGCCGAGTGGATCACGCCCGAGCATTTCCCCGATCGGCTCCAAGTCGGCGCCACCGCGCTCCCGCTCGAATACCGTTTCGAGCCCGGCGAGTCGGCCGACGGTCTGACCCTGATCGTGCCCTTGCCGCTCATCAATCAGGTCACCGCCGAGCGGCTGGATTGGCTGGTGCCGGGACTGTTGGAGGCGCGTATCACGGCCCTGTTGCGCGGTCTGCCCAAAGGGCTGCGCACGGCGCTGGTCCCGGTGCCGGACACCGCCGCACGCTTGGCCGGCGGGCTCAAGGCCGCGCTCGCCGAGGGCAAGGCGCCGGTCGATCGGCCTTTGACGCAGGTCCTCGCCGAGCGGATCGCGGCCGATACGGGCCTGCGCATCCCCGAGGACGCCTGGGACCACGACGCCATCCCGGCGCATCTGCGGATGAAGGTCCGACTCGTCGACGAGGCGGGCAGGGTGCTTGCGCTCGACGAGGATCCGCAACGTCTCAAACAGCGTTTCGGCCAAGCGGGGCAGGCGCGGTTTGCCCGCATCCCGGACGCCGAGCTGGAACGCGAGGGCCTCACCCGCTGGGACTTCGGCGACCTGCCCGAGCAGGTCGAGATCACCCGCGGCGGGATCCGGATGCGCGGCTTTCCGGCCCTGGTCGACGAAGGCCGGAACGTGGCGGTGCGTGTGCTGGATGCGCCCGAGGGAGCCGAGCACGCCCACCGTGCGGGCCTGCGCCGGCTTCTGACCCTGACGCTCGGTGCGACCCTGCGCCCGATCCGCCAATCGCTCAAGGATCTGGACCGGCTGCGTCTGCTCTACGCCAAGGCGCCCGCAATGGAGCCGGGGCGTCCCGCCCCGGAATCCCCCGAGACCAAGCGTCCCGGCGCATCGACCTCCGGCGGACAGCCGTCACGCCCGCCGAGCGGATCCGAGCCCCGTCCCCCCGACCTCTCCGACGAGCTGATGGCCCTCATCCTGGATCGGACCTTCCTCGACGACCGTCCGCCCATCCGAACGCAGACCGACTTCGAGGCCCGTCTCGCCGAATCCCGCAGCCGGCTCCAGCCGACGGCCAACGAGGTCACCCGGCTCGCCGCCGAGATCCTCGCCGCCTACCAATCACTGCGCCGGCGCCTCGCCGCCATTACCCAGGTCAACTGGCAGCCGACGACGCAGGACCTGCGCGACCAGCTCGATGCACTGGTCTTCCGGGGCTTCTTCCAACAGATCCCCTTCGACCGGCTCAAGCAGTACCCGCGCTATCTCAAGGCCGCCGAGCAGCGTCTCGACAAGCTCGCTCACGCCCCCGGACGCGACCGCGAGCAGATGACCGTCATGGCCGAGCTCCTGACCCGCTGGCGCGACCGCACCGCCGCGGCCCGCAAGGCCGGCCGCGAAGACCCGCGTCTGGAGGAGATCCGCTGGCTACTGGAAGAACTACGCGTCTCGCTCTTCGCCCAGACCCTCGGCACCGCCGGCCCGGTATCGGTCAAGCGCATCGAGGCGCGTTGGCGGGAGTTGGGGTTGTAG
- a CDS encoding bifunctional 2-polyprenyl-6-hydroxyphenol methylase/3-demethylubiquinol 3-O-methyltransferase UbiG: MTHPASPDTPDDFARSWDARYEGATAIPKPALVLRQWPHLLPEGGTALDLACGLGANALWLAERGFRVSAWDLSHTAIARLREAARLRGLHLDARVRDLTALPPSPESFDLILVAHFLDRDLAPSIAAALRPGGLLFYQTFARESRGCRGPTNPAYRLARNELINLFPDLTIRAYRAEGRLAPPESGWATSP; encoded by the coding sequence ATGACACATCCAGCCTCGCCAGACACGCCCGACGACTTCGCCCGCTCTTGGGACGCGCGCTACGAAGGCGCGACAGCGATCCCGAAACCCGCCCTGGTGTTGCGCCAATGGCCGCACTTGCTCCCCGAAGGAGGCACCGCCCTCGACTTGGCCTGCGGGCTGGGCGCCAATGCGCTCTGGCTGGCCGAACGGGGGTTCCGGGTCTCGGCATGGGACCTGTCCCACACCGCCATCGCCCGGCTCCGGGAGGCGGCGCGCCTGCGAGGACTACACCTCGATGCCCGAGTCCGCGACCTCACCGCCCTGCCGCCGAGTCCGGAGAGCTTCGACCTGATCCTGGTCGCACACTTCCTGGATCGCGACCTGGCGCCGAGCATCGCCGCCGCGCTACGTCCCGGCGGTCTGCTCTTCTATCAGACCTTTGCGCGTGAGTCGCGCGGCTGCCGCGGTCCGACCAATCCGGCCTATCGCCTTGCCCGCAACGAGCTGATCAACCTCTTTCCCGACCTGACCATCCGCGCCTACCGAGCCGAAGGTCGACTCGCCCCACCCGAGAGCGGCTGGGCGACCTCGCCTTGA
- a CDS encoding nucleotidyltransferase domain-containing protein, with the protein MHSLIAAQRPAIANICRRYQVRRLEVFGSAARGTDFDPERSDADFLVEFAPDAQADLGGWFSVRTELEHLLGRGVDLVEYRAVRNPYVRVDIERTRELIYAT; encoded by the coding sequence ATGCATTCGCTGATCGCTGCCCAGCGCCCCGCCATCGCCAACATCTGCCGGCGCTACCAGGTGCGACGGCTGGAGGTCTTCGGCTCCGCCGCACGTGGCACGGATTTCGATCCCGAGCGCAGCGATGCCGACTTCCTCGTGGAGTTCGCACCCGATGCCCAGGCCGATCTGGGCGGCTGGTTCAGCGTCCGCACCGAGCTGGAACATCTGCTTGGGCGTGGCGTCGATCTGGTGGAATACCGGGCCGTGCGTAACCCCTACGTGCGCGTTGACATCGAACGGACGCGGGAGCTGATCTATGCCACGTGA
- a CDS encoding TetR/AcrR family transcriptional regulator, protein MPTSDAGASGAPGPPRAAGRGRPPDPAKHAAILAAARRLFFSGSIQALTMEAVARASGVSKVTVYSHFGDLQGLIRAVVLLQRSEMTAALDDLPSGQRGLKQALIDLGCALMGFLSSDDYVALQRMLATLAGRETWLGALVYRDGAEATRDRLAARLAEASARGDLRTHDSRLAAEQLLGMWQGIQTTGLLSGGCPRPDAEELRRRVESGVEVLLRAYAPEDMDRKTDPQG, encoded by the coding sequence ATGCCGACATCCGACGCCGGGGCATCCGGGGCACCGGGGCCGCCGCGAGCCGCCGGGCGCGGCCGACCGCCGGACCCCGCCAAGCACGCGGCCATCCTCGCGGCCGCTCGGAGGCTCTTCTTCTCGGGCTCGATCCAGGCGCTCACTATGGAGGCCGTCGCCCGCGCCTCCGGGGTTTCGAAGGTCACGGTCTACAGCCATTTCGGTGATTTACAGGGTCTGATCCGCGCGGTCGTGCTGCTGCAGCGCAGCGAGATGACCGCCGCACTCGACGACCTGCCCTCGGGCCAGCGCGGGCTGAAACAGGCGCTGATCGATCTGGGATGCGCGCTGATGGGCTTCCTGAGCAGCGACGACTATGTCGCCCTGCAACGCATGCTCGCCACCCTGGCCGGACGGGAGACCTGGCTCGGGGCGCTCGTCTACCGCGACGGCGCGGAGGCGACGCGCGATCGCCTTGCCGCACGCCTGGCGGAGGCGTCGGCGCGCGGCGACCTGCGCACGCACGACAGCCGCCTGGCCGCCGAGCAGCTGCTCGGCATGTGGCAGGGCATCCAGACCACGGGGCTCTTGAGCGGCGGCTGTCCGCGACCGGACGCCGAGGAGCTGCGCCGCCGAGTCGAGAGCGGGGTCGAGGTGCTGTTGCGGGCCTATGCGCCCGAGGACATGGATCGCAAGACCGACCCGCAGGGTTGA
- a CDS encoding virulence RhuM family protein codes for MKKDQPPDDAARGQFLVYAAEDGRIKIDVRLADETVWLTQPLMADLFQTTQQNISQHIRNVYDEGELSPEATNKKFLSVRQEGRREVQRNLDHYNLDMIISVGYRVKSHVATRFRIWATQRLKEYIIKGFVLDDERLRNPDQPFDYFEELTRRIQDIRTSERRFYQKITDIYATSIDYDPTLDISIRFFQTVQNKMHWAITGQTAAEIVHGRADADQPNMGLTNWRGAKVRKQDVGIAKSYLTEDELAALNNLVEQYLIFAEGQAMRRIPMHMGDWLAKLDAFMNINDREILTYAGKISHQMAQQRAEDEYERFHQRGIAEQDRAGNDFDKLIERLPAGKPDRK; via the coding sequence ATGAAGAAGGACCAGCCACCTGACGACGCAGCCAGGGGCCAGTTCCTGGTCTACGCGGCCGAGGACGGGCGCATCAAGATCGATGTGCGGTTGGCGGATGAGACCGTTTGGCTGACGCAGCCGCTGATGGCTGATTTGTTTCAGACGACACAGCAGAACATCAGCCAGCACATCCGCAACGTCTACGACGAGGGAGAGTTGTCCCCGGAGGCAACCAACAAGAAATTCTTGTCGGTTCGCCAAGAGGGGAGGCGCGAGGTGCAGCGCAACCTCGACCACTACAACCTCGACATGATCATCTCGGTCGGCTACCGGGTGAAGAGCCATGTGGCGACCCGCTTTCGGATCTGGGCCACCCAGCGCCTGAAGGAATACATCATCAAGGGCTTCGTGCTGGATGACGAGCGGCTGCGGAACCCGGATCAGCCCTTCGATTATTTCGAGGAGCTGACCCGCCGTATCCAGGACATCCGCACCTCGGAGCGGCGTTTCTACCAGAAGATCACGGACATCTACGCCACCAGCATCGACTACGACCCGACGCTGGACATCAGCATCCGTTTCTTCCAGACGGTGCAGAACAAGATGCACTGGGCCATCACCGGTCAGACCGCCGCCGAGATCGTCCACGGCCGCGCCGATGCCGACCAGCCCAACATGGGCCTGACCAACTGGCGCGGGGCCAAGGTGCGCAAGCAGGACGTGGGCATCGCCAAGAGCTATCTGACCGAAGACGAGTTGGCGGCACTGAACAACCTGGTCGAGCAATACCTGATCTTCGCCGAGGGCCAGGCCATGCGCCGCATCCCCATGCACATGGGCGATTGGCTCGCCAAGCTCGACGCCTTTATGAACATCAACGACCGGGAGATCCTGACCTATGCCGGCAAGATCTCGCACCAAATGGCCCAGCAACGGGCGGAAGACGAGTACGAGCGGTTCCATCAACGGGGTATCGCCGAGCAGGATCGCGCCGGGAACGATTTCGACAAACTGATCGAACGCCTGCCAGCCGGCAAACCTGATCGCAAATAG
- a CDS encoding YgjP-like metallopeptidase domain-containing protein encodes MAHLLEPTHNERFIAILDEHYPAWREARAELNDLPLGAEQWME; translated from the coding sequence ATGGCTCATCTTCTGGAGCCCACGCACAACGAGCGCTTCATCGCCATCCTCGATGAGCATTACCCGGCGTGGCGGGAAGCGCGCGCCGAGCTCAATGATCTGCCCTTGGGTGCGGAGCAGTGGATGGAATGA
- a CDS encoding type II toxin-antitoxin system PemK/MazF family toxin: MTSYRFGDIVLVPFPFSNLTESKQRPAVIVSSAAYQQARPDCILLAITSQIRAPLGYGEALIDGWKVAGLLKPSLFKPLIFTVEQSLIRRRLGALIQSDQETLGGILRLIMPQGLSA; encoded by the coding sequence ATGACCAGTTATAGGTTTGGCGATATCGTGCTCGTGCCGTTTCCGTTCAGCAACCTGACGGAGAGCAAGCAACGCCCCGCCGTGATCGTCAGTTCGGCTGCCTATCAGCAGGCGCGTCCCGATTGCATCTTGCTGGCAATCACCAGTCAGATCCGCGCCCCGCTGGGCTATGGCGAAGCGCTGATCGATGGCTGGAAAGTAGCTGGATTACTGAAGCCATCCTTGTTCAAGCCGCTCATTTTTACAGTGGAGCAATCCCTGATCCGACGACGACTGGGTGCTCTGATTCAGAGCGATCAGGAGACGCTCGGCGGGATTCTCCGGCTGATCATGCCGCAGGGACTTTCGGCATGA
- a CDS encoding type I restriction-modification system subunit M N-terminal domain-containing protein, whose protein sequence is MAIKKSDLYSSLWASCDQLRGGMDASQYKDYVLFMLFIKYISDKYGDSDAFAPPVIIPEGASFRDMIALKGKSDIGDRINTRIIQPLIEANTRLARSDFPDFNDPNKLGDGRAPVEPGRHLPKARAGFFAEPRRARRYPRRRL, encoded by the coding sequence ATGGCCATCAAGAAATCCGACCTCTACTCCTCGCTCTGGGCTTCCTGCGACCAGTTGCGCGGCGGCATGGATGCAAGCCAGTACAAGGACTATGTCCTTTTCATGCTGTTCATCAAGTACATCAGCGACAAGTACGGCGACAGCGACGCCTTCGCGCCACCGGTCATCATCCCCGAGGGCGCAAGCTTCAGGGACATGATCGCCCTGAAGGGCAAGAGCGACATCGGCGATCGGATCAACACCCGGATCATCCAGCCGCTCATCGAGGCCAACACGCGTCTGGCCCGCAGCGATTTCCCCGACTTCAACGACCCCAACAAGCTCGGCGATGGTCGAGCGCCTGTCGAACCTGGTCGGCATCTTCCAAAAGCCCGAGCTGGATTTTTCGCAGAACCGCGCCGAGCACGACGATATCCTCGGCGACGCCTATGA
- a CDS encoding N-6 DNA methylase yields the protein MVERLSNLVGIFQKPELDFSQNRAEHDDILGDAYEYLMRHFATESGKSKGQFYTPSEVSRVIAKVIGISPENTNASTTAYDPTCGSGSLLLKVAAQAGKHITLEGRERDVTTAGLARMNMILQDIDAHLRGGIPERDLDALADYWQVLPGVRTALFSPRPSGDGPGEREGSLSRPASSKPTRRAGARTRAGPTGTIPSSPMPKSRPWWWTTNGCPASKPLCRASLIASRRP from the coding sequence ATGGTCGAGCGCCTGTCGAACCTGGTCGGCATCTTCCAAAAGCCCGAGCTGGATTTTTCGCAGAACCGCGCCGAGCACGACGATATCCTCGGCGACGCCTATGAATACCTCATGCGGCACTTCGCCACGGAGAGCGGCAAGAGCAAGGGGCAGTTCTACACCCCCTCCGAGGTCAGCCGCGTCATCGCCAAGGTGATCGGCATCTCGCCCGAGAACACCAATGCATCCACGACGGCCTACGATCCGACCTGCGGCTCCGGCTCGCTGCTCCTGAAAGTGGCCGCGCAGGCGGGCAAGCACATCACGCTCGAAGGGCGGGAGAGGGACGTGACGACGGCGGGCCTGGCCCGCATGAACATGATCCTGCAGGACATCGACGCCCACCTGCGCGGCGGTATCCCCGAGCGCGACCTCGACGCATTGGCCGACTACTGGCAGGTGCTGCCCGGCGTGCGCACCGCCTTGTTCTCCCCTCGTCCTTCGGGAGACGGGCCGGGGGAGAGGGAAGGGTCGCTCAGCCGGCCTGCATCGTCGAAACCGACAAGAAGGGCAGGCGCAAGGACAAGGGCTGGGCCTACGGGCACTATTCCAAGCTCACCGATGCCGAAATCAAGACCCTGGTGGTGGACGACAAATGGATGCCCCGCATCGAAGCCGCTGTGCAGGGCGAGCTTGATCGCGTCTCGCAGACCTTGA